In the Glycine max cultivar Williams 82 chromosome 19, Glycine_max_v4.0, whole genome shotgun sequence genome, aagaaataaaagttaagatagcacaatttccacaattctataaaataggttgttgtccttcgagacaaacgtaagaggtgctaataccttcctcaagcgtaaatacaactcccgaacttagaattttcattttgaccggtttccttcggatttcccgacgttttccacaaataaacgttggtggcgactccgcgcatctttcctcctttgggaagcgcacccgtgagcctcgccctccctcgcccgcgaagggcacgttgtgaCAATTGGGGTGTCCCTTGCATTCACGGCATCAATGATTGCTCTATAGCCGTCGTCGAGACCGTGTAAGTCATAATCAGTCATGTCTTCAACAGAAACAGGAGAGCCAAGTGATGCAAGGAGATCTGCAGTTTGCTTTAGGTGATGCATATAGGTAGTGATTGATTGGGTACCTTTGGAAGCCGTACGGAGACGTTCCTTTAACTGCTTGAGATGACTGCGAGATGCTTTGGCATAGGTGTTTTTGAGAAGGATCCAGAGATCATGCGAGGTCTTGGTTTGAGACACCAGGGAGGCCACTTCATTAGAGAGAGTGGTGAGGAGAGCACCATATATAAGGCGGTACAGTCGACGCCAGGTTTGGTAAGCAGGATTCTGAGTTGTTACCGGAAGTGATGCAGTGGTTGGGGGTCGTTTCCGACGGAGTCGGCGTCGGCGTCGAAGATGTTGGAGTGGTGAGGATCGTTTCTGACGGCGCAGGAAAAGATCCATCTAGATATTGGAGGAGATCATAGCCATCAAGGAGAGCTTCAACTTGTTGTTTCCAATTAGGATAATTGTTGGAAGAAGTTTGGTGACATTGGTGAAAGTGATGCAAGCAAGGGGTTTGGATGGCTCATGGGGGTTGGGAATGAAGGAGTTGTTGTCGGCCATAGGAGGCAAGGGTGGGGAACGACGTCCTTAATTGAAGAAATAGGGAATGGTGGATCGTTTAGGCTGATACATATAGAGGAATAGGTTTGTAACTTTTATTAATGAATTTGATATTAGTTTAGGGTATATATATACAAGTGAACAGCCCTAATATGTAATGAATCAAGCTACCAATCTCCTAATAATTCTCAACAAATCAGAATTGGAAATAACAGATTTACACggctaaataattaaaggaattgaaaactaattattattattgataagaTAGGCTACAGTGAGAGATAAAAAATCATCACGCTAAGCTCGACTTCGTAATTCACACATATCTAAGAAATCTTGAGtgtcaaaaaataatgaatctaCATAATTAAACCATAAACTAGGACACATCCAGAATAAAaaggttattattatataacaaaagaatGACATCAAGTATCAAAATTTGCAAATGTATGCATCATTACATCTTGTAACTAGATTTTCATaagcatttatttttatttgtataggtACCAGCATTCAAACCCAAAACAGGATTAAGATTCTTTTCTTTAGTGTTAATCTCTTTTTCTGTTACAGCAGaagtgaacaaaaaaaaaaaaaacttccacAATGAAACAATAGCTAGCTATCGATCATTTCCATTGTCATTATCACCTtcacacaatattaatatttctctaatatatttataatcttttattCCAAAATGAACCACATTGTAAGAATAATGTTagttataaattgataaaaaaaaacccaagtGCATAACCTGCTGAGTCAACAAGTCACTGGCTCAACCTCTAAACCTGTAGAATCAAATGGGATCACATTGGATCTATGACATGGTTGATTcatttattgatttaaattgATTAGTTGATTGATTCCCAAGCCAATCTGAGTTGAGTTTGATAGAACAGGTAATAACTCTAATGTTTAAAGCATGTTTCACAACTATTATTTCTCCAATTTCAATTGTTTTCATGAAGGAAAAAACTCAGGTAGCAGAGAATTGAAagcataataatataattagtattattgttgtggtggtggtgatggtggaCAATATTTTGGTAATTAAGCACTTAACTTGTTAACCATAATATCTTTTTTGAGGTTACTTAATTAACCAGTTAATTAACCATAATATCAGCAGAAcaatattttggtttttttgtaaatcctttacataTGCAGAGGTATAGTGTGTGGTCAAAAACAGAAAGGTGTCTCATTCCAGATGCTCTTAAGTCTGGATTTATGAACTTGCTAACCAAATAAGAGAGGACAATGATTTTTGAGCATTTACAAATGATAGAAACATGAAAGTTGTTTTTACCAACAATGGGTCAATTAAGTTTTAATCACCAATTGGATTTTAAAGAGGGTtgttttaaacaaatattacGAAATAGAATTGCATCAAATGTTTGGAaagtaaaattcaattaaaaaaccataaaagaaaagaacaagccTACTCTATAGACACTTGATAGCAAGGGTAAAATCCTTAACGTGAAAAggcttataaaaattttaatgtacCTGATCAATGAAGCTGCCATGGTTACAAAAAGAACAGTCAACAACAAACCTTAAGGAAGAATAATAAGCTAgacagaaaaaataatttcttattatcaCCTATAAGCAATTATAaattctaggttgaaattgaaACAGACTGGCTTGGCATGagctatacatttttttaataattatctaaTTCTACAAAGTATTGGTCATCTCTGCTGTGTGCTACTGCTAGTATCAGCTTTAATCCCCAAAAGAGACTTTAACAGGGAATTTTGCTATATGTGTATATATCTACAAGCTATTTGATTACCTTCATGTGAGTATATATAGATACATGCTATAACCTCAGTATTTATCAGGTATTGTGGGCATCTAGTTAGCTTCAGATTCTATAGCTGCAGGACCCTTCACACTCATAACCAGCACATATAAAACAGTCCTTCAAGTGATCCAAGCCATGCACCCTGAGATCAGTCACGCTTGTATTGGTTTTCCTCTTCTGCTTTAAAACCTATACAACCAAATAATACACTTTAAGATTAGCAACCATCTGAAAACCAAAATATatgagaatttttaaaattgaaagcaGAAAGGCTGAGAGGATATCATGCTTACTATGTCCATATGTTTTATAGCACACAATGAAGATAACTGAATCAGAGAACTTGTCCTCAAAAAGCAGTTCACCAGACTTGATACTCCATAACCTTAGCTTGCAATCCTCTCCACCTGAGATGACAAAGACAAAATTTTTAGACTCTAGAATGCTAAATAAATAACATCACTAAAAAACACCCACCTGACATAACGAATCTCTCAGATGGATCAACACCAATCTGTATACGAGTATGAGAATTCACATGCCCTTCATAACATTGAACAACACCCCTCTGAAGTAGACGAAGATCATAAAGTCTCATCTGAAAAGACAAAGAACCCATCATTTAAAGCTAATTTCTCTCATGATATGCAGCCAGCAAGAAATGGTGGCTAACAAGGTAATCGTTTTCTTTGTTATCTTGTAAGTTCTGGTAACATATATTGCCTTCATTGGTCATTATATTTATGTCAATCACTATATTATCTAGGTGATGCAAGACCtagagaacaaaaataaagataatctcccatgaaaaaagaatttcaattaaatggGATCAATTACACTTAGTTTTTGCtcattaaatacaaataatttctCTTCAATTTAAATATGAGAAACAAATTCGTGCAACTGCCTAATCATGAGATGCTGCTGCAATTTTTTGGCATTTTATGCCTTGTAATAGCAGACAAATGATATAGGTAACAATTTTCCAGAAGAGTATACTAACTAATCCATCCATTGAGCTTGCCAAAAAGTATTGATCATCAAACTGAATTGATGCCAAACTAGTGTGAAACCCACAACATAAAATACAGTAAATAGTCGGTCAAAATCAATAATATCCAAATGAAGATACAAGTCATGTAGACAACCAACAAGGAAAAGGATGACTAACTAGGAAATTGATGAAGGCATCCTAATGGTATGAGAAGGATATATGTCTCCTTTGAGCTGTAATATGGGTGAAGCATACCATATCAACAATAGATAAAACTCATAGTGTAATGACCATCATAAAGTGAATTACCAGACATTGAGGAACAGATTGTGAACATAGAACAAGAAATAATGAGTcccatcaaataaaaaatttatacaggGACTTAAACAGATTCACAAGGTTTACATTATATATTCTGAATCTCTctacaatattttattatgctACATTTTCCTTGTTTCTTGAAATCTTCTATTTCTCTAGCCTATCCTCAATTCTAATttccaaaacaaagaaaaataccttGAACCATTCTTTATTAGAACCTCCAACTTTCTTGTCTGAAGATGCATGTAATCCCAAATTAATAGAACCACAGAACCAGTAGCATCTGTGAAATAAAGTTTAGGACATCAGACATCCCTTGATAATGCAGATTAGATGAGTGACAGACCTGTTTCTTCTTTGACTTCTTTTCCCTCTCATTTCCACGTTTTGCTTTCTGCTCACATTCAGCCAGCCATGCTGCTTCTTCTTCACGAATGAGCTCTTCTTGTCTCTTTAGAGCAACAACTTCCTGGTAGGAAACCTCAATTTTATTGCTGCACccattaagtaaataattaggCTAACCTTTTGCATCCTACAAACAATACATGAAtacatacaaaaaatataaaatccatGTCACTGGAGAATAAACAAGCACTGAATcacttttgtgtagataatgaTATAGCACTACATGGGCATGTATAAAGTTCCATGGACcacaaacttcaaaaaaatgaattaaacagtTCAAAAAAAAGAGACGAATTAAAAGTTcacttttgtgtagataatttATTCTTTGCTTCATTTCAAGAATAATGAAAAGAAGAGACGAATTAAacagttcaaaaaaaataacagcCACCCACACATATATATTGTGTGTCTCTCTATTTGGAATTAATAGTTTTTAGGCAACATGTTGGGACTGCCATTCAAAATGATAGTAGTACTACTTGACCTCCCCAAATTGGAACTACCATTCAAAATGACACCTTACTTCCCCAAATTGGATTTGAAGTCTATAATACCTTTTGCTGAGAACCTGAAGTCTGAACTGCTAGGTGGCATAATTGCTCTTTTTATCGTTGGCCTTACTTATATTTACTATCGTATGAAAAAACCCAAAGGTATGCCACTACTTCTAGATTTTGTCTGTatcattttcaattatattcCAACTTCTCATTTGATCGATATCGACATAAATCTTTTATCTGCTGCacctttaatttaatattttgcatTAGTTGTGATCGTCCAAATAGTAAGGCAAAGAATAAATTATCGCATGAATAAAAGTTCCATGGACCACAAAGTTCCATGATATAGCAAATGGACGTTGTCGTTGTTTCCACATATGAAAACTCCTCAGAAACACTAATAAATTGAATTCTTTTTTCGACGAATAAAGAAACGCAATGACATTGATTTAGAATAATGACTTTCACAAAAACTTTGGTAAAAGCACGCGAGAAGACACAAATTGAAATCCGTGTACCTTGAAAATCGAGAGGAGGCGCTCTTGCTCGTCGATTTCCTCGAAATGCCGGCGATCCCAATCCCAATCCTCGTCGCCACCGTCGACGTGGACGCGATCGTCAGCGGCGGCGTTCCCGAGGGACTTCCAGTAGGAATTGACTTGATTGGTGACCTCGGAGAACTGGTGCAGCACAGAGTCCCAGCCGTTGTGTTTGGCGCCGGCACTGCGGTCGTCGGAGGAGGCAGAGGCGAGGCAGTGGCAGGGGGATTGTGATGGGAACGGGAGGAGCGAGGGCATCCGTTGCGCGGGGGAACGGAACGACAAGCTTCTGCGTCGGGAAGGTGAGCGTTGGTGCAGaaatggaagaagaagccaTGAGAGAGAGAATGAAAGAATGGATATACTGTGTGTGTTGTGAATGTGACGTGAAGGGGATGGAACATGAGGCTGGGAAAATTTGAGGGATGGATCTTCTTAGTGCCTCAAtagattctttattttttctagcCACGAGGGGATAAGgatgaaatgaatttttttttttttgacttttacctacactatGACAAACAATTGTaggtataagtatttttttgacttttacctacactaatttaTGTGTGTAGGCAAAAGTCTCCGTAAgtatatgtcattttttttgtagtgattgtcttatcctcttaaaaattccttggccaatacacttgtaattcaataaggaattatttgagtgcttcattgttcaatctatcgCTTTCAAGAgatatttcttcttctcttcttcttacttctgaaaagggattaagagactgagggtctcttgttgtaaagcaatttgaacacaaaggaaAGGTTATCCTTATGtggtttagaacttgtaaagggtttttgcaagttagtggaactctcaaacgggttgcttggggactgaacGTAGGCAGAAgggtgtggccaaaccagtataaaactaagtttgcactttctcttcccttaaactcttttatttattattgctcaTTGCTTCTATttagtaagtttaatttgaataataatttaggaattcattttgaaaggaatcttgggttttgggttaaaatcaaaatagaatttttaattagggaatagtttatgatatcttaattcaacccccttcttaagatatctgaggccacttgtctaacagaaaaaaaccaatgttactaaaaaccgatgttgtcttttggatttttttaatgtgttgtctgtttttttattaacccccaattaacctgcaaatttaAAAGCATAGCCGCAATagataattttcattttgttttcaaacagtttttagcataaattccataaaaattgaatatttactataattaaaagaatatttaatgtgcatataacatgaattgtaaaaaacgtaaattaactaaactacaattccaaaattacttaaacactaattgtttcatttttaacttttaaatagtAGCTTGCCCACTagatgcgaagcgccttcaatatctctggttccaatggtctagtATCATTGAAAtattgcatgatataataaaacataaattaataatatataataacaattataacaaaatgaaatatgtttgaattaaacaattaccgtttcacaattattcttgaaacttcctaagattatagttgataTCCAGTGCATGATGTAATActcacactcagtgcttcctttttgtctattacactaaatacattatgaaatttaggaattCAATGTTAAGTAGAAATTAGTCTACatagtattaaaatataactagaagcattgtttaaatgGTTTACTTTAACAATAATTCACCTAgcagcagccttggatttactttgtggagtatcatcaaaTCTTTTCAAAGCATTGTTCAATACAAACATGAATGCAtgttgtacaattaaaatattgatgttcctaACTAATGCTAAtgtaaatgtattgaaaaatataactgACCTATTAATAATTCCTTTCAGATAGTTGTCTAGCCtattatgcaacgaacaaaaccagatgctacattttccttaggcaaaatgacgaccatttgccaatgtgcactgtAGTGGAGaacaatataagttattatactattataaattatttaaattcatttgtttagtTCAAATTACCtattcaagtaggctcctaggtacacatcccTCTTTGAATTCTGCATCTAGTTCTTAatataactttctgattcaaattgtgatcgGCTAGATCTCTGTATGGACTATGGcttgaggaatccatacacatcggcaTTCCCTGCTTGCATACTTGTCTCAATCATATGCccattgttgttaaaataaagtaaattatgtatgaatttaaaacaataagttaggtaataaacaataatgtaaacTGACTTACAAAATCTACAATTGTATAACagagatgctgagacattgaccatcgtgtgctatttcagatagatcttcatgctttatgtacaaggggaagttgtcattaaacaccccaaacacggtagcatcccacataacctgcaatGGATTTAGAAAAaactctgggatggtcaatgtcatcagatataggAGATCATCGACATCATGATCCGGTCTATCTGCAGGTTTCGCCGGTCCCACAAATCCCTGTTTATCCaacacaattaattaacataatttaactacagtgaacactttaattgaaaaaaaacatgtaatgaCAGTGAAATACATGTTATGATAAACGCTTGACAAGATGTGTTTGCCAAGTAATgaaggtgttaagtgcctgccccactaactgaacctcttgagtgggtacaggaatgggagcatctgcatctctaacttcctcaacaccaaccttgacttgatcatggcacaaagggatgttgtgaacgaTTGTCGACCCCTCATAAagtctgatgcaatcctcccaaggaggggacccatcactaaagccatggctaggagactccaaGAATATTGGGCCCTAGGGTTCCCATGAGACTTAGGGTatattttgggcccatgggctaagtatgagcccaattatctttgtacatattagattagggtttcattatttttgggccttataTTTAGGGCTCCGTAGCGTAGGGAggataccctagtaatgtaggattttttagcccttgtattttagggcacctagactagtttttatattaggggtagttttgtaatttcccattcattaagtgcactatttgatgtgtgtgtgtgggggggggggggagagaaatttaattgaattaggagaagtccaatccaattaaattttggaccatcctaagggggaggtgagcatttgcttgctacaccccattgccacatcatatagtcacactttttgtatatgctttacatgccccatgacacctaagcacacttagtggagaatcttgaatattatcttggattagtgggctgaaccatagctaaaattcactagtcacaattagtgaaattttggctctaaaTTTGGctcaacaaattcaaattcaagtgaaatttgaataaaaattcaaattttcctccaattttgtgtgatactTAGATTATAAATAGAGGTCTTATGTGTGGATTTTTTCACCTTTGATCATTTaagaaattacacttcaaagttcagacctcatttgaggcatgaACTACATGTCCCTTctttccctctccctccactcatcttctcctaccttcaagctcttatccatagcttcctatggtggtgaacttgttcttgactcatcttctccatgaagtggcgtctccaatcacctttcctccttctccattccactgccattgatcttcaataagcaaaggactccattgatgaaggagatccaaggcctacaagctctacatggagctacatcaaagtcttcctagggcaaccggGCGGGGAGTATTTTCTTCGACGTACAACCCGCATTTCTTGGAGTCACCCATGTCTGGATCGTTCCCTGAGGGATCGACAAAACcttcctttgtgctgacacaagcagctgaaggaccaacctaaggctcaggaggcagtgcgagtccctgtgattgcatctgcgaTTGAAACTGGGACTACATCTAACTGAAGGACAACATTAGTTATCGAGTCACTTTTTTTGTGATCTACTCTtccagctggtccctgattttttGTGTCAGCTACTTTAGATCTTTGGGAGCCATGGACGAAGACGTGCAAGAGGTCCTTGGAGCCAgtccaaagtattgtttgatcgTGACATCGACTCCAACAACACGCACATgaccagggtgttctggtcacccaatggcagcagtcagtACATCTTGACGTCCATAGGCGACAAAGGAACCTTGTGAGGTATGCTCCTCTAAGGAATCCTGTAACAAACACATTTATTGGTTTATTCAAtcaaacaataaacataaataattggaATTGacaattgaaagtgacttacaatcttgtcaGCAATTTCCTTTACTGCCTCAGACGTCATTTGGCCAattttcttggtgcgggccatcttccacttcacgtgtcttctgatgggagatggaggatcaatgACGGTGTTAGTGCTTTCAGATTTAGCAGCTTCCTCcagttgtttctttttcttctcctccatCAACTTGTTTTCTAGAAATTCATAATCCCCATAAGACAACATGTGAAGGGCAATGTTTTGTTTCTGAATGGCCTGTGCCTTCTTTCACACatcctttaaaaattaaacattattcaAAGTTATTATTACTGAcaataataagtaaatttaaagtttaaaacaatgaaaatcacaaagtTACCTCCCATGAAGGGTCTCTGTGGCTCTGACAAAATTGGGTCcacttctccttgctaatgccgTACTTTTCACATACAGTGTCATTGAAACTATTCTTTTTGACTGAATGTGCCGATTTCAATgtcaaatcaaacttaaattgTCTCCATCACCCCCCATagtttgaagtattttattttttgtcctcgGATCAGATGCTttagggatatcaaattcaaccTGACAaatgaaatttacattttattgttactaaattacaattttatttgttaatcaacaacatgcaaaatttaagtaaaatacctgaatagcctcccatatcaaatccttctgggCAGTAGGGACTTGTTTCCAATTCTCGTATGTcacatccaccttatcacgagcgacgatccccaaatatgttcttaacttctttttgtGGGGACCATCGACTTTCCCGGTCACAGGATCCACATGGGCCAAGGGTCGCTTTACCCTAACTGGTCTAGTAGCCAATGATCTCAGACGTGTAGCTTTTCTTGTCCGCTTCAAGGTAGAAGGGGAATGTGATGCTGCAttagtaggaggaggaggatgagGAGGAGAGCTGAGTGGTGTAGTCATTTgtctgtaaagaaaaaaaaaacaataattttcaagattatcaaaaaaataatagctTATGTAATTGAATGGAATGAAATGAagtacattagacgatgttaattaattctccttcatcataatcattacgattagcatgaatgtcgtcagcttcttcttgtcCGACGATGTTAGGCgacatttgtgtggacaaaggactaacataagtatcaatgaGTGAATCATCATATTCAACATTAACACCAGTTTTTTTcccgtgtagaaccactgaccacttttcatcacaagggtcttgaacataaaatacctggttagcttgttctaccatgatgaaagggtcattttgGTAAGCGAGTTTCTTAAGATTTACCAatgtaaatcctacatcatcggtCCACACACCAGTATTGTTGTCAgcccacttacatttgaaaacatagatagtaaatttgacatagttaagctcgcACATTTCTTCAACAaaaccaaagtaagggatggaagctacacgggGATTGTCACCATGTACAatagcaaagtgttgagattcagcccttaggatAACCCCACTATTTTGCATAGCACTTttctcatcttgtgcttttgtataaaaggaatacttgtttatatcatatccttgccaagttataacatttcattcaggcccatctgctagctttcttaatgttttagAAGCATTATCGTcaccaaagattgtatctttaaaccaatttaggaaagtcttgttatgctctttcaacaccctactcttcgacatttttggattactttccttcactaaaccttcatgtcaaagtatgtatggcaaaactttgttattgttattcaaTACATACAAATAAGCTAgttgcaaatcttctacacttggagtgataacatgcagtcctcttgaacccttacctctcACTCTTTCCTCATGGCGAGACTcgggaagcccaacaggttttgccctttcaatgta is a window encoding:
- the LOC121174218 gene encoding DDB1- and CUL4-associated factor 4-like protein 2, translated to MRLYDLRLLQRGVVQCYEGHVNSHTRIQIGVDPSERFVMSGGEDCKLRLWSIKSGELLFEDKFSDSVIFIVCYKTYGHSFKAEEENQYKRD